A single genomic interval of Lactococcus sp. S-13 harbors:
- a CDS encoding LutB/LldF family L-lactate oxidation iron-sulfur protein, whose amino-acid sequence MGLSTSTKTFAERLEDSKKDTFARAAVAKAQDAQWEKRETAREELGNWQEWRDIAESIRQHTLKYLPHYLTEFSDNVAKRGGHVFFAANAKEANDYVKRIVLEKNAKKIVKSKSMVTTEVDIDPMLVSLGDDMDILETDLAEFILQVADWDEPSHIVFPALHKNRDQIREIFAAKLGYEGDNDPVNLARCARDTMRKLFLKSEVGITGCNFAIANTGDINLSTNEGNADLTISIPKTQIVLMGMERIVPSIKEAEILDNMLARSAVGQKLTTYVTFAGQKAEDESDGPEDFHVVIVDNGRSNAIGTAFESILQCIRCGACLNVCPVYRQIGGHAYGSIYPGPVGSVLSPVLGGYEQYGDLPYASTLCGACTETCPVKIPLHELLIEHRKVMEDELKMHHDGSFVNMEMNAVGMGTGHPAMFGMAVNMAHTGLSMLPKAKEVTVEGSLFKYGAVRKAPALAKGWTDVRDLPVAPPHKEQFRQWYKKHKAGK is encoded by the coding sequence ATGGGACTTTCGACAAGTACAAAAACTTTTGCTGAACGCTTGGAAGACAGCAAAAAAGATACCTTTGCCCGCGCTGCCGTGGCTAAGGCACAAGATGCCCAATGGGAAAAGCGCGAAACTGCGCGTGAAGAATTGGGAAATTGGCAGGAATGGCGCGATATTGCGGAATCCATCCGCCAACACACTTTGAAATATCTGCCACACTATCTGACGGAGTTTTCCGATAATGTGGCCAAACGCGGCGGTCACGTCTTCTTTGCAGCGAATGCTAAGGAAGCTAACGACTACGTTAAACGGATTGTTTTGGAAAAAAATGCCAAGAAGATTGTTAAATCTAAGTCTATGGTGACGACTGAGGTGGATATTGACCCGATGCTGGTGTCTTTGGGCGACGATATGGACATCTTGGAAACCGACTTAGCGGAATTTATCTTGCAAGTAGCCGACTGGGATGAGCCTTCTCACATTGTCTTTCCAGCCTTGCACAAAAATCGCGACCAAATTCGAGAAATTTTTGCGGCGAAGTTGGGCTATGAGGGCGATAATGACCCTGTTAACTTGGCACGTTGTGCGCGTGATACTATGCGCAAGCTTTTCTTGAAATCTGAGGTGGGAATTACGGGTTGTAATTTTGCCATTGCCAATACGGGCGATATTAACTTATCGACCAATGAAGGGAATGCGGATTTGACGATTTCTATTCCTAAAACGCAGATTGTTTTGATGGGGATGGAGCGGATTGTGCCTTCTATCAAAGAAGCGGAAATTTTGGATAATATGCTGGCGCGGTCGGCTGTTGGGCAAAAATTGACGACCTATGTGACTTTTGCTGGGCAAAAAGCTGAAGATGAGTCTGACGGACCTGAAGATTTCCATGTGGTGATTGTGGATAATGGGCGGTCTAATGCGATTGGGACGGCTTTTGAATCGATTTTGCAATGCATTCGTTGTGGGGCTTGTTTGAATGTTTGTCCTGTTTATCGTCAAATCGGTGGACACGCTTATGGTTCGATTTATCCTGGCCCTGTCGGCTCTGTCTTGTCACCTGTGCTGGGTGGTTATGAGCAATATGGTGATTTGCCTTATGCTTCAACTTTGTGTGGGGCTTGTACGGAAACTTGTCCAGTCAAGATTCCTCTGCATGAGCTTTTGATTGAGCACCGCAAGGTCATGGAAGATGAGCTGAAGATGCACCACGATGGTTCATTTGTCAATATGGAAATGAACGCGGTCGGTATGGGCACGGGACACCCTGCTATGTTTGGCATGGCGGTCAATATGGCGCACACGGGCTTGTCCATGTTGCCAAAAGCCAAGGAAGTCACGGTCGAAGGCTCGCTCTTCAAGTATGGTGCGGTGCGCAAGGCACCAGCGCTGGCTAAGGGTTGGACGGACGTGCGGGATTTGCCTGTGGCTCCGCCACACAAAGAACAATTCCGTCAATGGTACAAAAAACATAAGGCAGGTAAATGA
- a CDS encoding (Fe-S)-binding protein has translation MKVSLFSTCVMDLMFPQVGIAMVEVLERLGVETELPEGQVCCGQPTYNSGLVKESMLTIKNQIDAFEDSEYVVGIAGSCSGMFTEYPHMFEEGDPYKQKAIDLANKSYEFTQFLYRVLGVKDVGATFNGEKATYHRSCHMTRILGEREAPFILLDNVKGLEMLPLPHLENCCGFGGTFSVKAPEISEMMVTEKMNDVVSTGAEILISADLGCLMNIAGKLNREGKKIKVMHIAEVLNNNVDLERIDKVTNPVFAEA, from the coding sequence ATGAAAGTTTCACTATTTTCCACTTGTGTTATGGATTTGATGTTTCCACAAGTTGGCATTGCTATGGTTGAGGTTCTTGAGCGCTTAGGCGTTGAAACTGAGCTTCCAGAAGGTCAAGTCTGCTGCGGTCAACCGACTTACAATTCGGGATTAGTTAAAGAGTCAATGCTGACCATTAAAAATCAGATTGATGCTTTTGAAGATTCGGAGTATGTGGTGGGGATTGCAGGGTCTTGCTCTGGGATGTTTACAGAATACCCTCATATGTTTGAAGAGGGCGACCCTTACAAGCAAAAAGCCATTGATCTGGCTAATAAATCTTATGAATTTACACAATTTCTCTACCGCGTGCTAGGCGTGAAAGATGTGGGAGCGACTTTCAATGGTGAAAAAGCGACTTACCACCGCTCTTGCCACATGACACGGATCTTGGGCGAGCGTGAAGCACCGTTTATCCTTTTGGATAACGTGAAAGGTCTGGAAATGTTGCCTTTGCCTCATTTGGAAAATTGTTGTGGTTTTGGGGGGACTTTCTCAGTCAAAGCGCCTGAAATTTCTGAAATGATGGTGACTGAAAAGATGAATGATGTGGTGTCAACGGGTGCTGAAATTTTGATTTCAGCTGACTTGGGTTGCTTGATGAATATTGCTGGTAAACTTAACCGTGAAGGCAAGAAAATCAAGGTCATGCACATCGCTGAAGTGTTGAATAATAATGTGGATTTGGAACGGATTGACAAAGTGACTAATCCAGTCTTTGCTGAGGCTTAA